In bacterium, the sequence TTCGCCAGGGCCGTGTTCTCGACGTTGCGCGAGGGGTAGGCGCGGCTTGCCGCTTCGGCCATGCGCTGCCGGACCTGGCTCCCGGCGAAGGCTTCGCGGGTGTGGGCCGAGAAGAGGGGCGGGATGAACTCGCGAGGTTGCACCTGACCGTCGTAAGTCAGGTACATGTAGGGGATGAACGCCACCTTGACCCCGCCCAGGGGCACCGTCAGGTCCTGGGCCCGATCCAGGGCATCCAGGCTACCGGCTCGCTGATGGACGTGCCCCTTGAGCAAGGTTGGCACGTCCGCGACCGGGACGAAGCCCTGAGGAGGGCGGGGGTGATTGACGAGCAGGGTGAGCCGGCCGCGATCATAGAGGGCGAAGGGCTGGGTCGAGAGGTCGAAGCCAGGCCAGAGAATCCCCTTGCTGCCGCCAGAAACGGCCGTGGCCTCGGCCAGGGCGTTCAGGATCGTCCGATCGGTTGTCGTCAGGGACGCGGCGGACGCGGTACCGGCGCTCGTCAGGAGCAGAAGCCCGGCGGCCATGGGGACGATCCGTCTCAAGCCCGGGGCCTCCTTCCTATGAGAGCACCTAACGAAACCAGGCATGTGTCGTGTTTGGCCGCTGCAAGCGGCTAGGAGGAACAGTTTCGTGAGGCGTTCTGCGGTGGGTCGCTCGCCTACGGGGATTTTACCCAGATTGCTTGCCCCCTAACGACGCTCCGGAAGCTGATAGGGAGAGCGACCAAGGGGGAAGAATAGAGGTATGGAGAAAGCAGTCGTTCATCATCCGGATAACCGGTCGCAATCGGGCTTCACCATGACCGAGCTGGTCATCGGCTCGGCGGCCTTTCTCGTGATCCTGACCTCGGCGATTTCGATGCTGACCCAGTGGATGAAGATCACGGGCGAGAGCGATCGGGCCATCGAGGCCACGGATGCGGGCGCTCGGGCGATCGCGCAGATCGCGAACGACGTGCGCATGGCCTCCTACCTTTACCACAACGCGACGGTTTCCATCACCGGCCCCGAGTCGTACAGCTTCGGAACCGCTTACCTGCCGGTGGTGACCCAGGGCGATCCGGAGGGCAAGGCCCGCTCGCTCTTCGATCCGGAGGTCACCAAGGGCGGCTCCGACCTGATTGGCATCAACAGCACGGGGGCGCGCAGCGTGCTCGCGATGTTCTCGGACCAGCCGTACGGCCTCTCGCAGCCGCGCTACATCGTCTACTGGGTCGATACCTCGGTCAAGAACAGGTTCGTCATGCTTCGTGCGAACGGCAACAACGTCGACTATTACCTCCAGCCGCTGTATCGCCTCGAGGCTTCTCCTTCGGCGACCAACGTGGATGCGACGCCGCGTGGCTGGTACACCTTCAGGGACAAGATCACCGCGGCGGCGACCTCCGGCCTCTTCATCGATCTCAGTGGCGATCGCCTCGCCGACAACTCCGGCTTCACCAATTCCATCTCGCTCGCCTCGGGCGGAAGGAAGAGCTGGCGGGTCTCCAAGGTCGCGGACGTGGTCAACGGCCCGTTCGCGGTGGGGGTGGTCCCCACGGCTGCGAACTATCCGCGCATCTTCACGCTTCGCAACCCTCATCCCTACAGCAACGCGTCCTTGATGAGCCCTTACCTCGCGACCATCTCGATCCGGACGACCGGGGTCAAGAACGGTGGCTACCTCAAGCGTAGCGGGGAGATCTTCAGCCTCAATACGCAGGCGTTTGCGCGCAACATCCCGTTGCCGCAGACCGAGTCGAAATAGAGGAGCGGCGAGATGACGCGAGCGCGCGCAATGCAGGGGTTCAGCCTGGTCGAGGTCATGGTCGCCGCGACGATGATCGGGATGACCCTGTTCGGGATGAGCGGCATCCTGACGGGCTACACCAAGGCCAAGACGGGGACCAACGGCCTGGCGGTCGCCCAGAACATCGTCCAGGCGGAGTTGGACAGCATCCTCATGGCCCAGCAGATCGAGAACAGCTTGGTCAGCGACACGAAGGGGCGCGCGCGCCCCATCTACATCGAGAGGCTCGATCTCCTGGTCTCGAGCTACTACTTCTTCAACTTCCCTGATTTCAGCGCGAACAAGGATCACAACTCGCAGGGCACGCTCTGGGACGACGATAACACGCCGGGTCGCTTCGCCAACGCGCCCGGAGTGCTCTACGATGCCGGGGGGCAGCGCCTGAATATCCAGCTTGGGATGGCCAACGGAGATGCGCTCGAGAACATGCCGCAGGTTGCCTACATTGCCCGAGTCCAGCTCTTCGGAGCAAATCAGGAACCCCCTGATGTCGAGCAGTACATCAACGGCCAGATCAGCGCAGCTAATCCGAATGGGGAGTATCTCGACACCACCGAGCAGCCCGATTACCTCGTGGCGGATACCTGTGACTCCGAGACAGGCGAGAGCGCGAACTTCCCAGGCTTGCCCTACCGCCAGAAGATCGTCGTGGTCCGGGTCTATCCTCGCCAGACCTACCTCACACCGCAGGTGGATTCGGGCAACTACACGTTCGTGAATCCCGGCGGTGGGGCGAAGCGAGAACTCGCGCATGGGTACGCGGTCATCAACGGGAAGATCAGACTATGATGAAACGCTTGCTTAGAAACTGGTTACGGAAGCCGACGCGAACTCAACAAGCGGGCTTCACGTTGGCGATGACCATCGTGCTGACGCTCATCCTGACGATGCTGGGCGCGACGATCCTTGCCAAGATGGTCGTCAGCATGAAAGATGCTAGCCGCGCCAAAGAGCGCCAGAACACGATGGACGCGGCGATGGTCGGCCTCAACATGGCCATCGACGACATCTCGCCGGGTCTTGAAAAGATGCGTAACTCCGTCTGGAGCCGAGGCGCGCTGGATGCTCGCACGGTCACTACCTATGTCGTCCAGCCCATGCTCACCGCGAGCGGCGCGACGACCTCGGAGTCCGTCCGAGAGCTCGCGCTGCTCGGCAACATTCGCAACTGGGAGGCCTTTGCCGATTGGAGCAAGCCCTACGGGAGTGCCGGATGGGACAAGGGCTGGCAGTATTTGAAGGACGACGCGGGGACCCTCTACTTCGATAGCGCCGGCAAGAGGCCGATCAAGGTCGGCAACAAGGCCACGGACGGGGCGTACTGGTACAAGCAGCTCAACCCTCAGCCACCGACCAAGGCCAACGGCGCTCCTGACATCCCGAGCACCGCGCCGAACTCCCCGATCTGGAAGAACGCCTCCGAGTATCCGAAGGGAATCTTCTACCAACCAATCTTGTACAAGACCTACGACGTGCGCCAGAACCCCAAGGTGCGCGTGACGGTCTTCGTGCGCATGTCGCTGCACGATTACTTCCAGTACGATCCCACCAGTCAGAAGTACCTCAACATCAACCCCGACTCCAAGTACTTCAACGATCCCACCACCACGACCTTCAACGGGGCGAACTTCCGTGACTCCAACGCCATCACCTTCTCGGTCTTCGCGGTGAGCGAGGAGACGGCGATCTCTCGCGGGGTCCGCATCCACCAGGCCCTCAACGTCGCGGTGGGGGGCATGGAGTACATGTCGGGGCTGGGGGCGGGGGCCTGGGCGCGTGGCCTGGAGAACCCGGCGCGCTTGACCGATGGTGGCGCGCCCCCCGGCAACTACAGCGCGCCCTACTTCGCGCCCACCCTGGACACGCCGAGCGGAAACAACCGCCTCATCGCCAACACCCAGATCACCGGGCAGGTGTTTCCCGCCAACACCGATCTGAGTCTCGACTTCACGACCCGGCCGGCGACCGAGCAGGTGGCCTTCCTGTACGAGACGATCACCTACAATCGAACGAGTCCTGGCCGTAGCAACCCGGATACCGTGATCTTCCTGATCGAGCGGATGCCCTTCGACTCGCAAACCTACTGGCGCCGACGGCTGCTCTTCGACTTCCCTCACGGTTTCGGCGCGTCGCCGATCGGGGCGGAAAGTTGGTGGGCGCCGGTAGGCTTCAAGAATGCCTCCTATTCGATCGACCCGTGGGCTCATGACGCCGACTTCCCCTCCACGTACTGGTGGGCGAGCATCCCGCAGGCTTCCGGCGGTGCCGCCGACATTCAGGTGGTCAACAAGAAAGAGGAGCACTTCTCGACCCCATCCTTCAGCATCAACAGCACCACGACCATGCGCTACCCGTTCTCGGCGATCCTGTCCGAGGTCGGAACCTTCTCGATCGGGACCCGGGGTGCGCTCGACAAGACTCGGCGCGGCAACGTGATCAACTGGCCCACCAACCCCTTGCGCGCCAAGAACGGGAACCCGCTTCCCGCCGAGATGCCCTGGGAAGGTCCCACCGTGGTGATGCCCGGAGTGGATGCGACTGTCTCGTATACCGTGACCACCTGGCCCTATCACGCCTATTCGGCTATGTGGGACGTGCGAGGTGGATCGATCGGGTTCGAGTATCCCGCCGCGACCTGGAGCATTCGGTGATCCCACTCCACGACGACGTGCCTGCCTGGCGCAGGCCCGTCGTCACTTACGCGCTGATCATCCTCAACGTCCTGGCCTTCCTGTACGAGCTAGGGATCGGCGCGAACATCACGCCCTTCCTTCAACACTGGGCGGTGATCCCGCGCGAGCTGACGCTCGAATGGCCGCACCTCTTGCAGGGGCAACTACGCCCTGCGATCTGGCTGTCGGTCCTGACGGCCATGTTCCTGCATGGGGGCTGGTTGCACTTGGGCGGCAACATGCTCTTTCTGTGGATCTTCGGGGACAACGTGGAGGATCGCCTCGGGCGCGTGGGTTTCCTGCTCTTCTACCTGGCATCCGGGGTGGCCGCCACGGCTCTGCAGGTCTACCTGAACCCCATGAGCCGGGTGCCGACGCTGGGGGCGAGCGGGGCGATCGCGGGGGTCCTCGGCGCCTACATGGTGCTCTACCCTCGCGCCCAGGTCCTGACCCTGCTACCCCTGGGGCTGCTTTCGACCACCTTCAGGGTGCCTGCGCTGTTTTACCTGCTCCTCTGGTTCGGGCTTCAAGCCGTGCAGGGGGTCGTGAGCCTCGAGACCGGACGGGCGGATACGGGCGGGGTGGCCTGGTGGGCGCACGTGGGAGGCTTCATTCTCGGGATCCTGGTCGGAGCCCTGTTGCGCTTGGGGCATCGACCGCCGCCGCGCAACCCGTACGCGGATCGGTGGTATTCGAACCGCTAGAATTCGTCGCCCGTCGAATCCCCCGAATCCTCGGGCTCGGGGGTGCGGAAGTCCAGGTCCAGGTTACGGGGCTCGCTCGTGCCGCTCCCGCTTCCGCCGCCGTCGATCTCGACCACCCAGCGATAGTTGCCCTTGGCGAGACGCTTGTCGAGGGTCGTGACGGGGGCGCCGGTCGAGCCGCTGTCCCAGACGGGCTTGGTGCCCGTGACGCCGCCGCTTACGTCGTAGATCTTGACCCGGTAGCTTCCCCCGTTGCGGTGGGTGGACCAGTGGAACGGCAGGGGCATCGTGGCGGAGTAGGTGTTGGACTTGCCCGACTCGGGGTAGATGAGCCCGTTGTACGAAACGTCGAACGCCGCGAGGCGCGCACCGCCCATGCCGAGCCGGATGCCGTTGGTGTTCCAGGTGCCGACCTGCTTGGGGCCGATGGTGGTGCCGCCCACCGCGACGAGGCTCGGCTTCACGTCGAAGCGCACCCGGTACTCGCCGTTTTTGAGGTTCTCGAAGCGGTACTGGCCGCTCGAATCGGTGACGGCGGTACCGTTGCTGCCCACGTCCGTCCAGACGGTGCCATTCCCCGACTGGAGGGTGACGGCGATCCCCGGGGCGGGGCGGCCGTCAAAGCGCACTTCGCCCACGATCGTCCCGGCGGGGACCCCGCTGAAGAGGTCGCAGCCGGCCACGCCGAGGGCGAAGAGGAAGAGAGGGAAGGCGCTAGAAGTCCGTCGAGGTCGTGATCGCATAGCCGAACCCGTCGTAGTCGCCGGCCAGGAGGTTGGACTGCATGTTCATCTCGAAGGTGAACGAGGGCAGGAACGGGTTAGGGATGCCGAACTGGAGGGTCCAGCCGGCCTTGGTACCCAGCACCGAGCCGGGGCCGCTGCCGCCGCCCTTGGTCGCGAGGGTCTGCGGCTCCTTGGCGCCGAACAGGACCGAGGGGCGCCAGCCTTCCGAGGGCACGAAGATGTAGGCCGTCGGGATGATCTCCATGGCGGTGCCGTCGGGGTCGGTCTTGTAGGTGAAGCCCGCGCAGATCTCGGAGTCCAGGAACGAGGTGATGATGCCGTTGACCCCGAACTTGGGCGTGAACTTGACACCCGCGTAGGTCAGGCCGCCCTGGATGCTCAGGCCCAGCTTGTCGCTACCGAGGTTGAGGGCGGCGGCCCCCGAGTAGACCGGGTCACCCGTCAGCGTCACGTCGCCGATCGAGTTGTGGTCCATGTCGCCGATGACCCGCACGTCGCCGAAGCTGCCCAGGTCGTAAGAGAGGCCGGCGTACATGAACTTGGTGTTGATGCCACCGCCGACGCCCAGCGAACCGAACTTGCTCTTGGCGCCGATGCCGATCTCGCTGTTGTCCCAGGTGCGGACGGTGTTGCCGCTCGGGCCCGAGAGGCCCGAGCCGATGATGCCGTCGCCGTAGTGGTGGGCGAAGCCGCCGAGCCCCATCATGGCCCCGGGGGCGAACTGGCCGACCCGGAAGGTGGAGATGCCGAGCTTCGGGTGCTTGCTGCTGATGGCGACGTTGCCGTTGAGCTCGATGGCCCCCGACGGCAGCCCTTGCTGGGTCTTGTTCCGGCGGGTGAAGAGGGGGGTGCCGCCGCTGGATCCCGCGGCGTTGCCGCCGCCGATCGAGGCCTTGTAGCTGGTGGTCTCGTCGATCTCGCCGCCGAAGGCGACCTCGAAGCTGGTGACGGCGTAGGGCAACAGGCGATCCTGCGGATCGTCCTGGATCGTGACGCCCACGTTGCCCGAGACCTTGCCGCTGCCGCCCGCGTTGTTCTTGAGGTCCCGGACGGCGGATTCCAGGGCCGTGGTCTTTTGCTCGACCGAAACCAGGCGCTTGTGGAGATCGAGCAGCTCGACCCGGAACTCGTCCTTGAGGCGCTCGACCATCTTCGCGTCGCTCGGGGTGGCGGGAATGCCCTTGCCCTCGAGGCTATCGAAGCGGTTCATGACCTGGGCAAGGACGGCGGCCAGCTCGTAGCGGCTGACGGCCTTCTGCCCCCGGAAGGTCATGTCGGGGTAGCCGCCCATGACCCGGTACTTGTCGACCAGCGACTGGATGGCGCCGTAAGCCCAGTGGTTGGGAGCCAGGTCGATGAGTTGAGCGGCCTTGACGGGCGCCTGCGCCCAGGCGGCCGAAGGCGCGAGCACGGCAGCGCCCGCCGTGGCGAGCGCGATCCAGTGGCCCAGGTACCTCGATCTCAATGAACTGCCTCCTAAAATGGTGCGGAAGGGGGTGGCACCAGGCTAATTCCCCGGTGCGATCGCGGTCTGTGACGCATGCATCCACGCGACGGGCGCGCGGAGCGCGTACAAGCGAGGTGGCATGGGATCCCGGGCATTATTCCGCGCAGAGGCCCGGTTATAACAGCCGAGCAGTAATCGTCCGCCATGGGCCGCCTTGCACGAAAACCCCCGCTCTGTTTCAGC encodes:
- a CDS encoding rhomboid family intramembrane serine protease, whose translation is MIPLHDDVPAWRRPVVTYALIILNVLAFLYELGIGANITPFLQHWAVIPRELTLEWPHLLQGQLRPAIWLSVLTAMFLHGGWLHLGGNMLFLWIFGDNVEDRLGRVGFLLFYLASGVAATALQVYLNPMSRVPTLGASGAIAGVLGAYMVLYPRAQVLTLLPLGLLSTTFRVPALFYLLLWFGLQAVQGVVSLETGRADTGGVAWWAHVGGFILGILVGALLRLGHRPPPRNPYADRWYSNR
- a CDS encoding type II secretion system protein, whose protein sequence is MEKAVVHHPDNRSQSGFTMTELVIGSAAFLVILTSAISMLTQWMKITGESDRAIEATDAGARAIAQIANDVRMASYLYHNATVSITGPESYSFGTAYLPVVTQGDPEGKARSLFDPEVTKGGSDLIGINSTGARSVLAMFSDQPYGLSQPRYIVYWVDTSVKNRFVMLRANGNNVDYYLQPLYRLEASPSATNVDATPRGWYTFRDKITAAATSGLFIDLSGDRLADNSGFTNSISLASGGRKSWRVSKVADVVNGPFAVGVVPTAANYPRIFTLRNPHPYSNASLMSPYLATISIRTTGVKNGGYLKRSGEIFSLNTQAFARNIPLPQTESK
- a CDS encoding S-layer homology domain-containing protein encodes the protein MRSRYLGHWIALATAGAAVLAPSAAWAQAPVKAAQLIDLAPNHWAYGAIQSLVDKYRVMGGYPDMTFRGQKAVSRYELAAVLAQVMNRFDSLEGKGIPATPSDAKMVERLKDEFRVELLDLHKRLVSVEQKTTALESAVRDLKNNAGGSGKVSGNVGVTIQDDPQDRLLPYAVTSFEVAFGGEIDETTSYKASIGGGNAAGSSGGTPLFTRRNKTQQGLPSGAIELNGNVAISSKHPKLGISTFRVGQFAPGAMMGLGGFAHHYGDGIIGSGLSGPSGNTVRTWDNSEIGIGAKSKFGSLGVGGGINTKFMYAGLSYDLGSFGDVRVIGDMDHNSIGDVTLTGDPVYSGAAALNLGSDKLGLSIQGGLTYAGVKFTPKFGVNGIITSFLDSEICAGFTYKTDPDGTAMEIIPTAYIFVPSEGWRPSVLFGAKEPQTLATKGGGSGPGSVLGTKAGWTLQFGIPNPFLPSFTFEMNMQSNLLAGDYDGFGYAITTSTDF
- a CDS encoding carboxypeptidase regulatory-like domain-containing protein, producing the protein MRSRPRRTSSAFPLFLFALGVAGCDLFSGVPAGTIVGEVRFDGRPAPGIAVTLQSGNGTVWTDVGSNGTAVTDSSGQYRFENLKNGEYRVRFDVKPSLVAVGGTTIGPKQVGTWNTNGIRLGMGGARLAAFDVSYNGLIYPESGKSNTYSATMPLPFHWSTHRNGGSYRVKIYDVSGGVTGTKPVWDSGSTGAPVTTLDKRLAKGNYRWVVEIDGGGSGSGTSEPRNLDLDFRTPEPEDSGDSTGDEF